ACCTCTGGCCATTCTTCGCGACTCGCATCCCTCCCCTCGACCGGGAGGACATGCGCAAGGTGATCAGCGATCGAAAGCTTGACGAGGATCAAACCATTGAGATTCTCGGATCAATTGCCAGGCTCTCGGCTGCCAATCCCTATGAGTTTAGGCTCGCAGGGGGGTAAAGGCTGCAGAAAGCTGTCTGGCGCCGAGCCCTCGAAGCAAGATGGTCAGGCCAAATCAACCGATCTTTGCTCCCGAACGTCAACCTCAGTTCCGCCAGGGCCCGCCTTCATGGAGGGAGATGTCCGGGGCTGCTGTCGGATCCTTGAGCGAGCCTTCGGCACACTGAAGTACAACGCTCGCTGCGACCGGTGCTGCTCTGCACAACGAGCAAACCGAAACCGTCCCATTGGCGAAGCGCGGTCGGCCGCACGGTCGACGGTATGCACGAAAACAAGAGCACGGCTTTCTCGCCGCTGGACCTGCTCAGCTCGATGAAGGACTGGGCAACCGGATCAAGGCAGAACTCGCGGCCCCGGCAGAGGCCGACGGAACCCTCTACGGCATCCGGCTATACGGCACGTGGGTTGCTCGGACCAGGGACGGCGACAAAGTCATCGAGAGACGCAACCGGAGGTACGTCTGAACTGGCTGGACCGCGCTTTCTGGAATGCCGACGCTCTAGCTTGTCGCTGGCCCGTTGCTCGGCGCCCGAGTCTGTTTACATGGTACTGCGGAAAGTCAAAGGGCTAGCGCGCCGAACACTGCTCTGTCGGGAAGCCGGCCAACTTGTTGACGAACTAGGATACTCTGGCCCGGCCGAGATGCCGTCCGGCAATCCCGCTTCCCAAATTTTCGTTCATGAGCTGAGAGCCTCAGCAATACCGATGGAGTGCCGTTAGATGCCGCTCGAATCACTGACCTTCCACAGCGTCGATGTGCGTGCTGTCGTTCTCAAGCTGAATCGCCCTGTAGTCGCCAAGATCGCGACCATTACGGACTGGCCTCTCATCCTGATCGACCTGAAGACCGAGGAAGGGGTCGTCGGGCGCGCCTATCTCGAACCCTACATCGTCAAGTCGATGAACTATCTCGTGCCAGCCTTGCGTGACATGGGGGCGATGCTCAAAGGCAAAAAGCTGGCACCGACTGAAATCTATGAAACCGCGCGAAAATCGCTGCACTTCGTAGGGTACGAAGGCATGACGATGATCGCTGTCTCTGGCATCGACATGGCAGCTTGGGACGCCCTGGCCAGAGCCGCTGGCTTGCCGTTGTGCACATTGCTCGGCGGCTCGCCCGGACCAGTGCGCGCGTACAACAGCAATGGGCTCTGGCTCCAGTCGCCTTCCAAAGTCGCTGCCGAGGCGATCGAGATCCGTGACGAAGGACAATTCGATGGCGTGAAACTGCGTCTTGGCAGGGAAGATCCCAAGGACGACCTCGCCACGATCGATGCGGTTCGTCAGGCGGTTGGCGAAGACATCCATGTGATGATCGATTTCAACCAGGGTCTGGACATGGCGGAGGCATTGCGCCGGTGCCACATGCTTGACGACCTTGGATTGACCTGGCTGGAAGAGCCGGTTGTCTACGATAATTTCGATGGGTACGCCCAACTTGCCCGGGAGCTCAAGACGCCGCTGCAGATCGGCGAGAACTTTTATGGACCGCGCGACCTGCATAAGGCGTTGCAGTGCCAGGCCTCCGACTACGTGATGCCGGACTTTATGCGCATCGGCGGCGTCACCGGATGGATGCGCGCGGCAGCCATCGCCGGTGCGGCCGGAATCCCGATGTCAACGCACCTCTATCCCGAAGTCGGCGCCCATGTGATGCGGGTGACCGAAACCGCGCATTGGCTGGAGTGGCAGGACTGGGCCGATCCGATCCTGCAAAAGCCCTATGAGATCAAGGACAGCCATTTGCACATCCCGAATGTGCCTGGGATGGGCCTGGACTGGGACGAGGATGTCGTCGCTGGAAATCTGTACGAAGCCTGACCGCCCCGAAACTTGTGTCGTTGCGTTGCTTACCGAGTTGACCTGTAGACGCTGACGTCAGTCAGAGCCGATTCAGGCGCGCGACCCGGCAACCTCCTCCACTGCCGCCACGATGGCAATCGTTGGCTGCGGCGCGGGAGTGCGCGGGCCTGTTTTGGGTTTGCTGTTCCCGGTCATGCAGTTGGAGTCCCTGTGATCAAGTTCCCCGCAGGTATCGTTCAGCGCCGAAGTTCGAGCCGACCCGCGGCTAGGTCGAACACGTCTTGTGCGAAGCAGGTGGATCGCATCGACGTCACGCTGCACGGGGTGCTACTTCCCGGTCAATCTTTGACCGCACCGTGCGTTCGGCGATGTCTAGGTCGTAACGCGCTTGCAGATTGATCCAGAACTCCGGCGTTGTCCCGAAATAGCGTGCCAGTCGCAACGCAGTGTCGGTAGTTACAGCGCGGCGTCCAAGGACGATGTCGTTCAGCCGCGGGCGCGAAACCTTGATGTCTCGAGCCAGCCGATAGACGCTGAGTTCCATCGGCTTCAGGAACTCATCGCGCA
The Rhodospirillales bacterium genome window above contains:
- a CDS encoding HigA family addiction module antitoxin, which encodes MIIDREELDRLGVDFSDVASGRRLPPVHPGAILRDEFLKPMELSVYRLARDIKVSRPRLNDIVLGRRAVTTDTALRLARYFGTTPEFWINLQARYDLDIAERTVRSKIDREVAPRAA